A single window of Desulfonatronovibrio hydrogenovorans DSM 9292 DNA harbors:
- the mraY gene encoding phospho-N-acetylmuramoyl-pentapeptide-transferase produces the protein MLYHLLYPLSEDISVFNVFRYITFRSIYALLTALVISLWLGPRFIKWLQKIKCGQYVQDDGPEHQSKQGTPTMGGVLIGFSMIVSVLLWGDLTNKFVWLSIFVFLGFFLVGFFDDYLKVVKKHNKGLSAKGKFLGQCIIALGAVSILLTLPGYSTELLVPFFKGIRPDLYLFYVPFAALVMVGASNGVNLTDGLDGLAIGPFIVSAACLSVFVYVSGHYQLASYLQVPYIPNLGEVTVFCGAMVGAGLGFLWFNAYPAQIFMGDTGSVSLGGTLGFIAVLCKQELLLIIVGGLFVIETLSVILQVGYFKMSGGKRIFRMAPLHHHFELKGVPESKIIIRFWILSILFALAALSTLKLR, from the coding sequence ATGCTTTATCATCTGTTGTATCCGCTGAGCGAAGACATAAGCGTATTCAATGTATTCAGGTATATCACCTTCAGGAGCATTTACGCTTTGCTTACAGCCCTGGTCATCAGCCTGTGGCTTGGCCCCAGGTTCATCAAATGGCTGCAGAAAATAAAATGCGGCCAGTACGTTCAGGACGACGGTCCTGAACATCAGTCCAAACAGGGGACACCGACCATGGGAGGGGTCCTTATTGGCTTCAGCATGATTGTGAGCGTTCTTTTGTGGGGTGATCTGACCAATAAGTTTGTCTGGCTGTCCATATTCGTATTCCTGGGTTTTTTCCTGGTGGGTTTTTTTGATGACTATCTCAAGGTAGTGAAAAAACACAATAAAGGGTTAAGTGCCAAGGGCAAGTTTCTTGGGCAGTGCATCATAGCTCTGGGAGCAGTTTCCATCCTGCTGACCCTGCCCGGGTACAGTACTGAGCTGCTGGTTCCGTTTTTCAAGGGGATAAGACCGGATCTGTATCTGTTTTATGTACCGTTTGCCGCTCTGGTCATGGTGGGAGCTTCCAACGGAGTGAACCTGACCGATGGCCTGGACGGTCTGGCCATTGGTCCGTTTATTGTCAGTGCAGCCTGTTTATCAGTTTTTGTTTATGTTTCAGGCCATTATCAGCTGGCCAGTTACCTCCAGGTTCCATACATTCCCAACCTGGGTGAGGTCACGGTCTTCTGTGGAGCCATGGTTGGTGCAGGTTTGGGCTTTCTGTGGTTCAACGCCTATCCGGCCCAGATATTCATGGGGGACACCGGGAGCGTCAGCCTTGGCGGGACTCTGGGGTTTATTGCTGTCCTGTGCAAGCAGGAGCTGCTGCTGATCATCGTAGGCGGGCTTTTTGTAATTGAAACCCTTTCCGTCATTCTGCAGGTGGGCTATTTTAAAATGAGCGGAGGAAAAAGGATCTTTCGTATGGCTCCGCTGCACCACCACTTTGAACTCAAGGGGGTCCCGGAATCCAAAATCATCATCAGGTTCTGGATTCTGTCAATCCTGTTTGCCCTGGCTGCCTTGAGTACTCTTAAACTCAGATAG
- the murD gene encoding UDP-N-acetylmuramoyl-L-alanine--D-glutamate ligase, with protein sequence MKELIHNQQLKGHRVVVVGAGRSGLAAASLLTALGAEVLVLEKNEQFKVESLAQDLVKAEVRLGLHSRKDFAGADLIVVSPGIPLQEIRALAPAGVMVCSELELASWFVHEPIIAVTGTNGKTTTTMVIAHALEKMGKKVFAGGNLGTPLSAYVLGRDECQVLVLEVSSFQLEGCSGFGPQVAVFLNFSPNHLDHHKDSLEYFQAKVRIFARQRDQDLAIIALGLREEVEKTGLVQSKRVYFAPSSRFACPALTGQHNQANLEAAFLACRYFGMDQDTFNSALNDFQPPAHRQEVFLKHGGRIFVNDSKATTTAAVEAALQAFEPPIRLFAGGIYKGGNFSDLSSLVQEKVKKAYLFGDSREIFESAWQGKTMLEHFTGLEQAVQKALSESEPGDTILLAPGTASFDLFSNYQERGNVFKELIKKNLGLPWEEKARADCSCPGKQLMDKAGH encoded by the coding sequence ATGAAAGAGCTTATCCATAATCAGCAACTCAAGGGCCACAGGGTCGTGGTGGTCGGTGCCGGGCGTTCCGGGCTTGCGGCTGCATCCCTTTTAACGGCTTTGGGGGCTGAAGTTCTGGTGCTGGAAAAGAATGAGCAGTTTAAGGTGGAAAGTCTGGCCCAGGATCTGGTCAAGGCCGAAGTTAGGCTTGGTCTCCACTCCCGGAAAGATTTTGCCGGGGCAGACTTGATTGTGGTCAGCCCTGGTATCCCTTTGCAGGAAATCAGGGCTCTGGCTCCTGCAGGGGTCATGGTTTGTTCAGAGCTGGAACTGGCCTCCTGGTTTGTGCATGAGCCCATAATCGCTGTTACCGGAACCAATGGAAAGACCACCACCACGATGGTTATTGCCCATGCCCTGGAAAAAATGGGCAAGAAGGTTTTTGCCGGGGGCAATCTGGGAACACCTCTTAGCGCATATGTCCTTGGCAGGGATGAGTGCCAGGTCCTGGTTCTGGAAGTGAGCAGCTTTCAGCTTGAGGGCTGCAGCGGTTTTGGCCCCCAGGTGGCGGTTTTTCTGAATTTTTCCCCTAATCATCTTGATCACCATAAGGACAGCCTGGAGTACTTTCAGGCCAAGGTCAGGATCTTTGCCCGGCAGAGGGATCAGGACCTGGCAATAATAGCCCTGGGGCTGCGTGAAGAAGTTGAAAAGACTGGGCTGGTGCAGTCCAAACGGGTTTATTTTGCTCCTTCATCCAGGTTTGCCTGTCCCGCACTGACCGGCCAGCATAACCAGGCCAACCTTGAGGCTGCTTTTCTGGCCTGCAGGTACTTTGGGATGGACCAGGATACTTTTAATTCAGCTCTTAATGATTTCCAGCCTCCTGCCCACCGCCAGGAAGTATTTCTCAAGCACGGAGGCAGGATTTTTGTCAATGATTCCAAAGCCACCACTACAGCAGCTGTAGAAGCGGCCTTGCAGGCCTTTGAACCGCCCATCAGGTTGTTTGCCGGGGGAATATACAAGGGAGGCAATTTTTCAGATCTGTCCAGCCTGGTTCAGGAAAAGGTCAAAAAAGCATATTTATTCGGAGATTCAAGGGAAATATTTGAAAGTGCCTGGCAGGGCAAGACCATGCTGGAGCATTTTACCGGTCTAGAGCAGGCTGTTCAAAAGGCTTTGTCAGAGTCGGAGCCCGGAGACACCATTCTTTTGGCACCTGGTACGGCAAGCTTTGATCTGTTCAGCAACTATCAGGAACGGGGCAATGTGTTTAAAGAGCTGATCAAAAAAAACCTGGGGTTACCCTGGGAAGAAAAAGCCAGGGCTGATTGCAGCTGCCCAGGAAAACAGCTCATGGATAAGGCAGGACACTGA